Part of the Lampris incognitus isolate fLamInc1 chromosome 1, fLamInc1.hap2, whole genome shotgun sequence genome is shown below.
ctatctatctatctaatctatctaatctattttaccttgtctttgtctgttatggaccctgagtctgcaataaagttttgagttgagttATTTAAAATGTGTCATTCAGTCTAGACTTGATGGATGACTCACATTACAGCCAGTATGAGGAACTGGGGTCCTTTGTGGGTGACATACATTTTCGTTTGAATTGTTTAACGGCACTCTACTAAAGTATTTCAATGGAACTACGCATGTGTCTGTCCAGATAGGGAAGAAGTTCCTTAGGTGGAAGATCCTACAGAAAAGGATAAAAAAGTGCATagctgggcgtctgggtagtgtagtagtctattccattgcctaccaacacagggatcgccggttcgaatccccgtgttgcctccagcttgattgggcgtccctacagacacaattggccgtgtctgtgggtgggaagccggatgtgggtatgtttcctggtcgctgcactagcgcctcctcgggttggttgacgtgcctgttcagggggggaggggaaactgggaggaatagcatgagcctcccatgcgctacgtccccctggtgaaactcctcactgtcaggtgaaaagaagcagctggcgactccacatgtatcggaggagacatgcggtctgcagccctccccggatcggcagagggggtggagcagtgaccggggctgTCGTTCATAAAATTCCCATTAAATGGGCCAACTTTCATAAACAAGTGCTTTTAGCCTGGTCCTTAATTTACAAGCATAATTTTTCTCCACTGAAGTATTTAATTTGGAATAACAAAGATATTCTCTATAAAAACAAGTTTCCACCTAGAAAGCTGGATGAACCATGGCATTCTGCTGGTTTCTCAACTTCTGAATCAGAATGGTCTTCTCCTTAAATATTTTGAATTCTTATCTAAATTCATCTTACCAGTGACACCCAAAGAATTTAACACCATTGTTGATGGTATACCTCGAGGGGTTGTGATGTTGTTATCGAGCCAAAAATCATTTGCTGCTTTGCCAAATGTACCAGACTGGGACCCATGTACCTCAGCTATAGGACAGATTTGCTTCTCACTCAGGATTAGTAGGAACAATAACCAGGTTCTACCAGGACCTTATTCCAGGAAGATATTGTGACAGTTCCTTATGTGGTTTCCCATTGGACTGGTTTCATCCCCTGGAGGAGTGTTTGGACCCTACCTTTGAAATATCTTGTAATAAATAAAGTGAGAGAGGTGTCTTATAAACTTATAAATAGATATTACCCTGCTAAAATTTGTATTCTTAGAATGAAAAAAATGATCTAGATGATAAATGTTCTCTCTGTGAAGAAACATCAGTACACTTATTTTGCTTCTGCTGCCACACTGAACAATCCTGGTCAGCTCTACTAACATTATTATGCACCAGCTTTAAGTATGATTTGAATCTtcctttaaacatgttttattttgGCTTCCATGACATCAGTCCCAaggaaaaatatatattttataaaaTCAATGTAATCTTTTTTAGCAGAAATACTTTATACACAAATGCAAGTATAATAATAGCGAGCCACTCTATATTCCTCAATGATATAAAGGTATATAACAGCACATTTCAAACCCCAACAAACCCTGAAGCTATAAAAACTGTCCTGCTGAACTCTTTTCACCTCTGTGAATGACCGCTCTATCTCTGTGTACTTTTTTTACTTGTTATCTGTTTGAATATCTACTATTTACTGTATCAGTGTCTCTTTATATGTTAACTCTCCTGGCATGTTTGTATTGTGATTCATGACCATATATTCTGACTGTGGATGGACATGGTATCAAATAAAGTTTAGcttaaaaaaaacttaaaacgAATCCAAGTGCAGGGTGGACTAAACCATTATGCGCCTTTTATAAAGAGTGAGAGGGagctcagagagcctccactttTCTTTCAACCGATTTATTCAGCCAAGTTGGATTTATTTATGTAAATAATTAATTAGAAATAAGAACAATTGCAAACAAAAACGAACTTTGTATTACAGGCttttctagccccccccccccattggggcCCTGAGTAGTAGTCTCCCCCCACAGCGCCTGTGGTCACATGACCAACATGACTGACATAGTTGTAGCCAATTTGTCATATGTCTctcacagcttttttttttcctacaaaaAAAATATTCTGTGAACATACAGAAAACAGGTAATAGAACTGCTGTTGATTttgaacaaataaaataaaatctttcCCCATCCATTACAACTTGAGAGAATGGTCGTACTACAAATTTGTCTTGGAGGGCCACATTCGTGACTACAAGCTGTAACTTGTTGCTTCCTGCACTGATGACTATAAGCTGCTGTACGAGAACAACTGGCTGAACCGGACTGGCATACTTGGAGTTGGTTGAATTGAAATAGCTTCGAAGTAACACAGAACAGGACGTTTTCTTTCTTCCTTGGGTTTTATTTTGCCAATTGGACGAAAATCTCTTCTCATCTggacatcagccgcttctccaggctcgggtcgcagtggcagcaagctaagtagggcactccagacgtccctctcccacagcaacgccctccggcGCCTCCTGGACGAAAATGACCATCCAGAATTTCACAATTTGCTATGATGCCATCAACAGTAAAAACATCTTCACCAATGGAGATACCATTACTGGGAGAATTATTGTGGAGCTTTCAAAGGAAACACACATCCAGTCTCTAGTTTTCATAGCCAAGGGAAACGCTAAGGTGTGCTGGTCCGAACATTATGGACAAAATATGCATGTTGTGCTCTGGTCCAATGAGAAGTATTACGAAGTCAAGCATCACATTTTGAGGGAGGCGAGAAGAGATGGTAATGTATTAAAACAGACAAGCCTTATGTTTGCCTTGAAACGCTCCCCTCATAAACAGTCGGCAGACTTACTAACAAAAACTCTTTCAGGAACAGAAGTTATCGGTCGAGGAAGGCATGTTTTCCCCTTTTCCTTCAAGATTCCTGATAGGTGCATTTTTTTTCGTCTTACCACATCTATATTCACATATGTGCTGGATATGTTTCAATTGATTGTCactgtaatttaattcaaaaatgtTTCATTTATTAGAAAAATACCATCGTCTTTCAAAGGCTGGGAAGGTAAAATTAAACATCAGTTGAGGGCAGAGCTGAAACAGTCAATGAGACtcaccaaaaaaaccaaaacctgcTTCACCTTCGTGTCCAAAGCAGACATGGACACTCCTGGACTCATGGTAGGAAAGTTTAAAGCAGTCTGGTACGTTAACATGACTGGACATCTGTTTCTGACCACATCATCTGGATTGAGTAACTTGTCTTTTAGGAACCCCAGTACGGGTGCAAGGACAAACCTGTCACCTTCTTTGCTTCCGGAAACATCTCAATGGACGTTCACACAGAGAGGATGGGATACCAGCAAGGTAATGATGTCTTGCTGAGATACTACTTAATTTCATCCTTCAAATGAAACCTGATTTGTATTGTCATCGTCTTCCCCCTCTTTTGTCCGTAAGTGGAACAAACTTCTCTACTATTTGGAGAGTAGTAACTCCAGGGTTAGTAAATGAAACTTATGAAAGAGGAAGAATAATGTGGTTAGCTTGTGATGCACCTTGCACCATTACGGTGCTTCTTACATGTATGCAAATGAGTTTTCCACAATAAGAGTCATTGAATTCCACTTTCTCCTGTCACTGGGAAACATACACACGTGACTCATTTTGACAAGAGGAAATTCCACTTGTGTCTTGCTGAGTTACTGCAAGTCGTGCTTCATCCACAAGGTGTTTGTTGAGAGTTGCACGCGTGCAAGCAAAATCTCACCCATATAACCGACTGTCCGTCTGGTTGTCCTCGAACCTGCATACTGTTTTGAACAAAATCCGGTCATCGTAGAAAATTTGCaaataaatgacaaaaaaaaaatcttctcatTAAAAGGCCCTTGATACTCCTTTAAGTTTGGGTTAGACTGTCACATTAGTGTGGCCAGTTCCTTGGCTCTCATGAGTCATGTAGATGCCATGTTTTAGTCCTTTATTTCACTATTATGGCTTTGGGTTAGTCTGGAaatattctttctttttctttttttctgtgtatAAAAGGATTTTATTCACCTGGCTGCCAAGACTTTACTCGTCCCCTTGGGGATGATAAATCTGAAATGAATTCATTATGCTGTTTGAAAATATTTTGCGAACTGAAGGCATCACAGAGTGAAAATCAGTTTCCCAGTGAGAGCTTTGGTGTGACTGTGTAAAACATGCCATTTTTGCACGAACCTTTGTATATGCAAATAGACAAACAG
Proteins encoded:
- the LOC130124754 gene encoding arrestin domain-containing protein 3-like, with protein sequence MTIQNFTICYDAINSKNIFTNGDTITGRIIVELSKETHIQSLVFIAKGNAKVCWSEHYGQNMHVVLWSNEKYYEVKHHILREARRDGTEVIGRGRHVFPFSFKIPDRKIPSSFKGWEGKIKHQLRAELKQSMRLTKKTKTCFTFVSKADMDTPGLMEPQYGCKDKPVTFFASGNISMDVHTERMGYQQGEGLKVIAEISNCSTRSVKPKFVLYEKKSFFAQGRRRVHTNDILKEKGEPVPPSNRQTVTKVLTIPAELPPSILNCSIIKFEYRLKVVLNVSMTKDPEVKLPIVIIPHKNGPSSKEQEAYWNKSLDT